A genomic stretch from Pochonia chlamydosporia 170 chromosome 4, whole genome shotgun sequence includes:
- a CDS encoding morphogenesis protein (Msb1) (similar to Neosartorya fischeri NRRL 181 XP_001263589.1): MPGFLSRLKGRDGLRKKKNAVQGLNDSLPQKPKWDDAYTRSSVEPEEIHELLHFCTAELKARGLDIPFLLLPYRPTSDPSAVRTFVRHFFDDTYGLKGEALSQELRMTEPMVISGVAKWCWSRLSGGVVGWDAYELFKIGEGDSRMARDSFKTFIPLSVESGSRQRIIFDFFELIAAIAAHGKSNGFGGRQLPRMAAWWAFEQKDTGSGFDGGYKAWQKAADATTHLFFAYLRSLSPEEGLTGITMLPRSLEKLLNETEYPPSTPATLISRTNKLVMLVDTVSPTPFALLRRAGHFQYRDSDPALQQFSEYDDPVQALTEECLRVLRAISAANESQVSSVKHSTSLRDASWSRFEDIGFAGTVEEEPQVEDNHVQSQLHGLRNAPVSGTDLGRPTTPSWADFLSSGFIDETQAPPNVLLPPDKVLPPIETQIRQQSSQSHRPRLETTATLRPGELASITLVDLDNAFWWVWMNSLAPEETSDRKSAFGRCAIIETKIAGGRWLVMEEMIAGAAPEPDEGAYIAEKKGFFSWTKRGRSMARRKSVGKHALDRGDNNASNNFGSSKTSVGPDTHARIQAKAAQMRAVQEHEQQATLRRGRTDETAPEKTTSVLSLQPNLAPEAISAMRWAKKYDKGTIKDAYMANSNAGRGVAVPTPTSPQTNGTAVTNGNGHVHDKKPDVPVKDEPPVASTPVKPQPPTPEPETKQIDPQPKERVVEKTLESPVPPPKDVDKPVTPVTPSALAVVESPSPVANADASKQKGMFQANKEKSGLRKLFKRKNRSSKVPDNAGADLESMLRKEPTVAEESSRTSTATKSIVPEETTPVATPVPESKVDSKEPPAATEAISHTSVENAEPTYDPSASESLTPVDTLDAAEAKREFARFDQGPLADQPAFAPDDDDDDATPPPIARHPISREDSGSKIQADEPVETLSQSAGPGVQDRWAQIRKNAAQRAATRQREDGTRPTKASGDDDDTSVEETIESRVARIKARVAELTGNMETGNGPQQSVAGKS, encoded by the exons ATGCCAGGCTTTCTCTCTCGCCTTAAAGGCCGTGACGGCctcaggaagaagaagaacgCAGTCCAAGGACTAAACGATTCTCTTCCACAAAAGCCCAAATGGGATGACGCCTATACACGGTCATCTGTAGAACCAGAGGAAATTCACGAGCTGTTGCATTTCTGCACGGCAGAGCTCAAGGCGCGCG GTCTTGATATTCCATTTCTTCTACTTCCCTACCGACCAACGTCCGACCCCAGTGCGGTTCGCACTTTTGTCAGACACTTTTTCGATGATACCTACGGCTTAAAGGGCGAGGCACTGAGCCAGGAGTTACGAATGACCGAGCCAATG GTCATATCTGGCGTCGCAAAGTGGTGCTGGAGTCGTCTCTCaggtggtgttgttggttgggaTGCATACGAGCTGTTCAAAATTGGAGAGGGTG ATTCGCGCATGGCAAGAGACTCCTTCAAAACATTTATTCCCTTGAGTGTGGAAAGCGGCTCCAGACAACGCATCATTTTCGATTTCTTTGAGTTAATAGCAGCAATTGCTGCTCACGGCAAATCGAATGGTTTTGGTGGACGCCAGCTGCCTCGAATGGCAGCGTGGTGGGCATTCGAGCAGAAAGACACTGGCAGTGGTTTTGATGGAGGTTACAAGGCGTGGCAAAA AGCTGCCGATGCAACCACCCATCTGTTTTTTGCCTACTTGCGATCGCTGAGTCCTGAAGAAGGCCTCACAGGAATTACTATGCTTCCCAGGTCGCTAGAAAAGCTGCTCAATGAAACCGAATATCCACCAAGCACTCCAGCTACTCTCATATCGAGAACTAACAAGCTGGTCATGTTGGTCGACACGGTTTCCCCCACACCATTCGCTCTGCTTCGCCGAGCTGGCCACTTCCAGTATCGCGACTCGGATCCAGCCCTGCAGCAGTTTTCTGAGTACGACGACCCGGTACAAGCATTGACTGAGGAATGCCTCCGAGTATTGCGCGCAATTTCGGCTGCAAACGAGTCGCAAGTATCCAGTGTCAAGCACTCGACCAGCTTGCGTGACGCCTCCTGGTCGCGGTTTGAAGAcattggctttgctggcacagtggaggaggagcctcAAGTTGAAGACAACCATGTTCAATCACAGCTCCATGGGCTGCGAAACGCGCCAGTATCCGGCACCGACCTCGGCCGCCCAACGACGCCCTCGTGGGCTGACTTTCTGTCATCGGGCTTCATCGATGAGACCCAGGCTCCTCCTAATGTGCTATTGCCGCCTGACAAGGTGCTGCCTCCCATTGAGACTCAGATCAGACAACAGAGCTCCCAGTCGCATCGCCCGAGATTGGAGACCACAGCCACTCTGCGACCGGGAGAGCTTGCCAGCATTACTTTGGTTGACCTGGACAACGCCTTTTGGTGGGTTTGGATGAATAGCTTGGCTCCTGAGGAAACATCTGATCGTAAGTCTGCATTTGGTCGTTGTGCCATCATTGAGACAAAGATTGCTGGAGGCCGTTGGCTTGTCATGGAGGAAATGATTGCAGGCGCTGCTCCAGAACCAGATGAAGGAGCCTACATTGCGGAAAAGAAAGGCTTTTTCAGCTGGACTAAACGCGGTAGGAGTATGGCGCGCCGTAAGTCGGTTGGCAAGCATGCCCTGGACCGTGGTGACAACAATGCCTCAAACAATTTCGGAAGCAGCAAAACGAGtgttggaccagacactCATGCTAgaatccaagccaaagcagctcAGATGCGCGCCGTTCAGGAACATGAGCAGCAAGCAACGTTAAGACGCGGCAGGACTGATGAGACGGCGCCAGAGAAAACTACGAGCGTGCTTTCATTACAGCCTAACCTTGCCCCGGAAGCGATCTCTGCCATGAGATGGGCTAAGAAGTACGACAAGGGCACCATTAAGGATGCGTACATGGCCAACAGCAATGCTGGGCGTGGAGTTGCTGTTCCTACACCAACTTCGCCGCAGACCAATGGCACTGCCGTCACCAACGGCAATGGGCATGTTCACGATAAGAAACCTGATGTGCCGGTCAAGGACGAACCCCCCGTCGCGAGTACACCGGTCAAACCGCAGCCGCCAACGCCAGAGCCAGAGACCAAGCAGATTGACCCTCAACCTAAGGAGCGTGTTGTCGAGAAGACGCTCGAGAGCCCAGTCCCGCCCCCAAAGGATGTCGATAAGCCCGTCACCCCTGTGACTCCCTCGGCactggctgttgttgagagtCCATCTCCTGTGGCAAATGCTGATGCCTCGAAGCAGAAGGGCATGTTCCAGGCAAACAAGGAGAAATCCGGCTTGAGGAAGCTGTTTAAGCGCAAGAACCGTTCATCCAAGGTGCCCGACAATGCCGGGGCTGATCTAGAAAGCATGCTACGCAAGGAGCCAACTGTTGCCGAAGAATCCTCTCGCACATCCACCGCTACCAAGTCCATTGTGCCAGAGGAGACCACGCCAGTGGCTACCCCAGTTCCGGAGTCGAAGGTGGACTCTAAAGAACCCCCTGCTGCTACTGAGGCCATTTCACACACTTCCGTTGAGAATGCAGAGCCTACATATGATCCTTCAGCCAGCGAGAGTCTGACTCCTGTTGACACCCTTGATGCAGCTGAGGCCAAGCGCGAGTTTGCTCGATTCGATCAAGGGCCCCTCGCTGATCAGCCAGCTTTCGCAcccgacgatgatgatgacgatgctaCTCCACCACCGATTGCCCGGCATCCCATTTCCAGAGAAGACAGTGGAAGCAAAATTCAGGCTGACGAGCCAGTCGAAACACTCAGCCAGAGTGCCGGCCCTGGTGTCCAAGATCGATGGGCCCAAATTCGTAAGAATGCTGCGCAAAGAGCCGCTACCCGCCAGAGAGAGGATGGTACTCGGCCCACAAAGGCCtcaggtgatgatgatgacacCAGCGTAGAAGAGA CAATTGAGTCACGCGTTGCCCGAATCAAGGCACGCGTTGCTGAACTCACGGGCAATATGGAGACCGGAAACGGCCCTCAGCAGTCGGTAGCCGGGAAATCTTAG